From Diospyros lotus cultivar Yz01 chromosome 4, ASM1463336v1, whole genome shotgun sequence, a single genomic window includes:
- the LOC127800798 gene encoding trimethyltridecatetraene synthase-like gives MELASWSVLVLAAIVAVTLLRRVIAVPRHKPKQPPGPKPWPIIGNLNLVGSIPHQSFNLLSEKYGPIMQLKFGSCPVVVASSPEMAKEFLKTHGQAFASRPAHAAGKYTAYNFSDLTWAPYGPHWRQARRIYLNELFSPKRLDSYHYIRVEEQRALVSRLRGLSGTTVVMREHLTRFALTSTSRMTLGDKYFSESSTDEGGHRGVKLAELQGMVDEWFVLSGVFNIGDWIPWLSFLDLQGYVKRMKALYRKLDRFLDHVIDDHKEKATRRAAAGDKDSMPKDLVDVLLDLADDPALEIKLTTDCIKGLIQDPIPGGADTSAVTVEWAISELMKHPFIREKAVEELDRVVGRGRWVEEDDIPQLPYLNAIVKETMRLHPVATLLAPHLSIEDCSVAGYDIAKGTTLFVNVWSIGRDPRCWDEPLLFRPERFLGEKIDVKGHHFELLPFGSGQRMCPAYRLGMKMIQSTLANLLHGFNCRLPGGVKPEEVDMEEEYGLTTHRKIPIAVVMEPRFPDHMFELLVSTCN, from the exons ATGGAGCTTGCATCATGGTCAGTTTTAGTCTTAGCAGCCATAGTTGCTGTCACCCTTCTCCGGCGAGTCATCGCAGTCCCCCGCCACAAGCCGAAGCAGCCACCAGGTCCAAAGCCATGGCCGATCATCGGAAACCTAAACTTAGTGGGTTCCATCCCGCACCAATCCTTCAACTTGTTATCGGAAAAGTACGGCCCAATCATGCAGCTCAAGTTCGGCTCCTGCCCCGTCGTGGTGGCCTCCTCCCCCGAAATGGCCAAGGAATTCCTCAAAACACACGGCCAAGCCTTTGCCTCTCGCCCGGCCCACGCCGCCGGAAAGTACACCGCCTACAACTTCTCTGACCTGACATGGGCCCCGTACGGTCCTCACTGGCGGCAGGCTCGCAGGATCTACCTCAACGAGCTGTTCAGCCCGAAGCGACTGGACTCGTACCATTACATTCGCGTGGAGGAACAGCGGGCTCTGGTTTCCCGGCTTCGCGGGCTGTCGGGAACGACGGTGGTAATGAGGGAACATTTGACTCGTTTCGCGCTGACCAGCACGAGCAGAATGACGCTGGGCGACAAGTACTTCAGCGAATCATCGACGGACGAAGGCGGTCACCGCGGGGTGAAGCTGGCAGAGCTGCAGGGGATGGTGGACGAGTGGTTTGTGCTCAGTGGCGTGTTCAACATCGGCGACTGGATACCGTGGCTCAGCTTCCTGGACTTGCAGGGCTACGTGAAGCGGATGAAGGCGTTGTACAGGAAGCTGGACAGGTTTCTCGACCATGTGATCGACGATCACAAGGAGAAGGCGACGAGGAGAGCCGCCGCGGGCGACAAGGATTCTATGCCCAAGGACTTGGTGGATGTGCTGCTGGATCTTGCCGATGATCCTGCTCTTGAAATTAAGCTCACTACTGACTGCATCAAGGGTTTGATACAG GACCCGATCCCCGGCGGAGCAGATACTTCGGCGGTGACCGTGGAATGGGCAATATCTGAACTCATGAAGCATCCATTCATCCGGGAGAAAGCAGTCGAAGAGCTCGACAGAGTTGTCGGCAGAGGCAGATGGGTGGAAGAGGACGACATCCCACAGCTTCCTTACCTCAACGCAATCGTCAAGGAAACCATGAGGCTTCATCCGGTGGCCACGCTGTTGGCGCCGCATTTGTCCATCGAAGATTGCAGCGTCGCCGGGTACGACATTGCCAAGGGGACGACTCTGTTCGTCAACGTGTGGAGTATCGGGAGAGATCCCAGATGCTGGGACGAACCTCTGTTGTTTCGGCCGGAGAGGTTCTTGGGGGAGAAGATAGACGTGAAGGGACATCATTTTGAGCTGTTGCCTTTCGGTTCAGGCCAGAGGATGTGTCCGGCGTACAGGCTGGGAATGAAGATGATCCAGTCGACGTTGGCTAACTTGTTGCATGGATTCAACTGTAGATTGCCCGGCGGCGTCAAACCGGAAGAAGTGGACATGGAGGAAGAGTATGGGCTGACGACTCACAGGAAGATTCCGATCGCCGTCGTGATGGAGCCCCGATTTCCAGATCATATGTTCGAGTTACTAGTTAGTACTTGTAATTAA